One part of the Halopenitus persicus genome encodes these proteins:
- a CDS encoding MBL fold metallo-hydrolase: MDVTILGSGSPIPDPTRAGTAVLVESGGETILIDCGPGTVERMLEADVSPQSVETLFFTHHHMDHNASFYHFAIASWTLGRRSLSVYGPPGTQTLVDSMGDVYEDDLEYRRSFGRSLDGINDIDCTKVVDDFSTRIGDCRITALSVDHSIETYAYRVDDESTGESFVFSADTTAIDGLVEFAAGADMLLQDCCLGPSLKTPPSEKPLWPKYFNPDQEYLDRLDEVHCTPTECGKLADAAGVRTLVLTHLTPYLDTDALRSRAAQAFGGKTIVAEDGLRLKSPL, translated from the coding sequence ATGGACGTAACAATCCTTGGGAGCGGAAGTCCGATCCCGGATCCAACGAGGGCGGGAACCGCAGTCCTCGTTGAGTCCGGTGGCGAAACGATCCTCATCGACTGTGGACCCGGTACCGTCGAACGGATGCTCGAGGCGGACGTGAGTCCACAGTCCGTCGAGACGCTGTTTTTCACCCACCACCATATGGATCACAACGCCTCATTCTATCATTTCGCGATCGCGAGTTGGACGCTTGGACGCCGGTCCCTGTCGGTCTATGGTCCACCCGGAACGCAGACGTTGGTCGATTCGATGGGCGACGTATACGAGGACGATCTCGAGTACCGGAGATCGTTCGGCCGATCGCTCGATGGGATCAACGACATCGACTGTACGAAAGTCGTGGATGACTTCTCGACTCGTATCGGAGACTGTCGGATCACGGCGCTCTCGGTCGATCACTCGATCGAGACGTATGCATATCGAGTCGACGACGAGTCGACCGGCGAATCGTTCGTGTTCTCCGCAGACACGACGGCGATCGATGGGCTCGTTGAATTCGCCGCGGGTGCAGATATGCTGCTTCAGGACTGCTGTCTCGGACCATCGCTCAAGACACCACCTTCGGAGAAGCCCCTGTGGCCGAAATATTTCAACCCGGATCAGGAGTATCTCGACCGTCTGGACGAGGTCCATTGTACTCCCACGGAATGTGGAAAGCTCGCGGACGCAGCCGGTGTACGGACGCTCGTACTCACACATCTCACACCCTATCTCGACACTGACGCGTTGCGGTCGAGAGCTGCCCAAGCCTTCGGGGGCAAGACCATCGTCGCGGAGGACGGGCTACGACTCAAGAGTCCGCTATAA